The genomic interval ttattaattacacataaattataattattatttgcccAGTTGGTCTAGAAAGCTTTTGGCTTCGGCTTCGGCATCATTCGGCTTTAGACTTTAGTAATACGATTCGCGATAACTCTTACTAGGCTCTTACCTAGAAAAATGAAAATGCAAATTAAAGTTTATAGACTATAGTGTATACCAGTGTTTACATTATCTTTGGTTCTTACTGGTTGtgacatatattatattctgtggCTAAAATGTTTAcgacataaaataaatagtgttgCAGATATAGGTACCTAATCAATTATTTGCGCGTAAAGCgaatttataagtaattttttcataacttttgtattaaatggaaaaaatagATTATACACAATGGAGTTAACACAACGCCTCGAATGCACACAagaactttattcaaataattgtgCAAAATCTGTTCCAGAGCAGGTCAGACTTGTTAGAAGAGATTGTTTACAAACTTTTTTTCCTTCGAaatctaaatttattaatttgtataaatgaTAGAcgattgtttaataattatgtgTTTTTAGATTGGCTTTCTAGGTATTTGCGGCAGTAAATATCCACTTAAAAAGGGGCCGAATAAAATAGGCAGGGATCCAGAAACATGCAATATTGTGCTTAATTTGAATGTAAGTAATCTTAAAAAAGCTATGTAAAATCTACTAGGAGGATGGAGTGTGGCTTAGATGCAAAATCACATCGTCGATTGCGCTGGTTAACCTATTGACTTGATCGACTTTGATCAGTCATATGTCATATGATTAGTTTCTCACATCAAACTCTCATGACATGAGACATgaacattttaattgtatattgaaagctatttattaattaaatgataattattgggatatttgtaaaaatcctaatcacatattgataaaatatctagcaaatattaatttatagttatagttaaaagtttaataatttacctTCTTTATAATATCACAGTAACTTTCCATAAGTAAGCAGCCAATGGACTTGAtttttagttgaaaggatgtaGAGTACATAACTTACATACTACACATTCTTTTTTTTGCCTTGGTTTATCAGCGATCAcccttaaaaaaactataagcaGATGTGAGGTTCAACCAGTTGAGTGTGCCTTCCATTGAGAACATCTCCAATTTAGATACCAAGTTAATCAATAATGTTTTTCCTTTTCAGTCTATTTTCATAGCTTTGTAATACATTACAAGCAAGGTAATTTGGGGGAAGTATTCCTTTGCATTGTTAATTTATTCTTCAACAGTTTTCATTTGTAATTGTATGGGATTTTGCTGTTGGTTATGAACCTATGGAACGCTGCTGATTTGCTGTAGGATCCGTTTTTGCGCTCATTGTAAAATTGATATGTTGGAATCACCCAACAATTGAATTCCGTACATCCAGATTAGTTTTAGCATTTCTTTGTAAATCAATAGTTTGATGTTATCCAGTACAAGAGTTTATACTGTATGTTGATCTCTTCCCTCTTCTTCTTTATGTTGTGATGCCATGTCGGTTTAGGTGTAACCCAACAAACTTTACATTATCTTTATGTAAGAGCTCAGTTCCTGTTCCTGAGACAGTTTCCTTTGTATAGGAGGAAAGTGATTTGGACTGATTTTGTGGTACTAACATTTATCCCATTTGCATGAAGCTACTGGGACATAACAGCTAGACCTCTTTGTTCCTAGCCAGAATAGCCTTATCATCAGAAAACGTGGCTGTTGGGACATGTTTCACGATAGGGAGATCTGCTTTGCATAACGTATACAACACTGGTCCTAATACTGAGCCTTGGGGAACGCCCGCTTTTATTGGATAGAATTTGTTGTAGCCATCTTCTTGACTTGGAATGGGCCTTTATGCCAGACCTTTGACCTGGTCAAAAGCTTGTTTTATATCTAGGAGGACTGAGGAACAGTATTGCTTCTCTTCCAGCGTTTTTTGTACTCTTTCACAAATTCTATGTTCCTGTCTGACAGTGGAATGTTGCTGGCGAAAACCAAACTGGTGACTAggtattgcttttttatatggATGGTGGCCTGGTTCCTCCTGAAGCCGATCAAGGTCTTGATATAAACAGGCTGGGGTGAAACGCTTGTCGTGCGAATTTCTCGTTGCTGCTGCCAGTAATATTCACTAACACAGGGGCCTGGGCATCCATTCTGTGGATTCTTCGGTAACATATCACGCAAGGGCCCGGGTAACTGAGAGCGCCGGTCGCTAGCCGGGTTGTATGTTAAATCGCTCCTACGGACGCGAACAACCTCTACCCCCTGCCTTACTactcataaacatttttttcccaggaaaacaaacatttcccattttGCACAAACCCTAATAGACACATACAATAACACTGACAACCGCAAGGATAACACAAGAGTTAACTTAGTGGAAAGATTTTACATAACTTATCACACTTTGGTTGATTAGTTTTCACTATGCAGTATCCTATTTTGGATGCTTAGTTCGTCTTACTAACAAATTAAGTCTTTCATAAATCTCAGACCCTATTTGTGTTTTAATACCATTTTGATTGAGACACTTCgcatgaagtattatttctatGTGTATTAATGACTACACAGTAAACTTTCCAACCAGCAGTAGTAGTCAGTTTTCTGTTCACCATCTTAATTGTTCATtatcttaatttgtttttagtCAATATCAAGGCAGCATGCTGTTATTAACATTCTAAACAGCAGAGATTTTATGCTTATGGATTTGGACTctgcaaataaaactaaactatcaGATGTAAGTATCAAATAGCATTAGGGTTAGATATTGCTATCAGTAGTAACAGACATTGCAATCCTAATCCTGCATTGAAAGATGCAGTGTTGGTATATAAGGTGACAGATGGATATTAGCTGCACCAATAGTGGATTGTGGGAATTCTCACAAGATACCTAGATTTGGTTAAttcaatttgatttaatttgatctttaatttatttatttttgacaaaaattttctaaatgtatttatttattttaactacatttcattaagtttttaaattgtttaattgacatacaatgtttaatgtttgtgggtaaagcctgaaaaaatgaaaatgattattattacaattttagtgATTAAACCAaacatagataacaaacaaacttttatatttctaatattagtatggataagcTATTATccattatagatatatatcagCTTGTTTAAGCAATTTTTTGAGACTAACCAGAAAAACAATCTTTTTCAGAAAATATTACAGCCATATATACCACAGCTCTTGAAAAATGGGGATATGGTTCAATTTGGAGATGTTTTTGGAGTGTTTAGACTGCTCCAGGAAGAGAATGACCTGCCAATGACCCAGGCAATGGATATACCTGAAACACCTGTGCATAACCGTCATATATCAAAGCTCAATGTACATGCTACAACTATACCTGAGTCTCCAGAAGTTAGTGAcaaggtataaaaatatatagaaacaaaattccgttttaaaactttataataaacagatttcaAATCTGTTTCAAAAAAGGGACTAAAGTATGTAAGATTTGACCTATGTtggctttttttttcttggatTACTTGGCATTGCATCATCACTGATGATTAatctgtttttaatattaattttcaggATGATTCATACATTGCAACATCACAACAAAAACCAAAGAATGTATTTAAAAGTCCAAATAACAATTTTCTTAAGGCGTCGGGAAAAACCATAGCAATAAAACCTGTTGgtacaaataaaatagataatgtTTTTTGGAGTTCCTCTAAAAAATCGGATTCTTTCAGtacacaaacaaatatttctgGTGATCTTGATGATTCAGTTGAATTAACACAAAATTCTCAGAGTTTTGCAAATGAGAAAAGCATTCATGAAATGGAAACACAAAATCCATTTGCCAACCAAATTGAAAGTATAAATTCTCTCTACAATGCTTATAATGAACTTTTTAATCGATCTTCTCCTAACATTTATGAAATGGAAACACAGTTGCCTATAGTAGAATATTTGCCAGAAGAATGCAAAATACATGTTCAAGAAAacctacaaataaatattaatacagaTAATAAGGaaaatgatgatttttataTACACAACGCAGAAACGCAAGTACTACGTGCTGACAAACCATCGTTAtctaaagataaaataataagtccAGAATCAAAGTTGACAGTTGATGTAAAAGATATAGCACCGATAGTGAACGAAAATGTAGCTAACGAATCCAAGTTATCAAGTCCAAAAAGTGTTTCGgatgacataatattatttgacgAAATCGATTGTCAACCGCTGGAAGATAATATTGAATCCCAACAATTATTGTTGTCGCCAATATTAAAAAATCGCAAGCAaacaaatgatgatgatgatgatcaaactATTCCACAATCCCAAATAAATTTTGTTCCTCAAAAAAGAACGAATCGGATAGAATCTGATAGTTCAACAGATTGTGAAGATATAAATGTTGCTGCTACTCAACTAATATCAAAAGTTAAGAACACTGATGAAAATTTAACAGACTGTGAAGACGAAACTGACGCTATTTTAATAGAAACAAATAAGAGTAAAAGAAAATCACCGGATATAGATGAAGATTCTACTGATTGTGAAGATTTTCATGAGGATGACTTGATTGAACCTAATAAAGTGGTAGACAAAGAAAATATTGAAGATCTACCTACGCAAGTGTTAGGAGATGCGACAGTTAAAAAAGTAACGACAAAAATGATCAGTAAACATGAAAATTTTGAAGACTTACCAACACAAAttgttgaagaaaatataaatagagaCAGTGAACTCAAGACCAATTTCCCTGATTTACTGACGCAGGTATTAGTTGTTGAGCCTGAAAAAGCTACTTGTCTTGAAGAAGCTTtaacccaaaaaaaatattcggatGAAATCGTACAATTTAAAATGCCTTTTAAATCtccagttaaaataaaaaagaaggtaGACACTAATATAACACCTAGTAAAAGTAATGCTGTCACTGAaattgaagatgatgatgatgagaaataTTATGCAGCTACTCAAGAGTTATTTGATGACTTATGTTCACAAAGGCCTGCATCTCCAGatgttaaaattgtaaatattgacAAAAATCAATCTATGagagataaaataaatggtgTCCAGACTATCCGAACGTCATCAAGTGGAAGTAGCGATGttgaagaaaaaataacagAGTATGTTTCTAATTTAACATCTTCACAAATAGAAGACGTAGTTGGAGTACAAAAAGatgatattgttttaaaaaaaatgcccaGTGATGGTTCAGACGTTGTTGCTACGCCGAAAAAGATAAATTGTATATCACTATTAGAAACAGATTTGCCTAACACGCAAGAAATAAAAACTGGTATCTCGCTAGTTCGTCATTCCGATACGGAATCATTTACTGACAACTATAGTGATTCAGAAAGGGATTCGGAAAGAGATTCTCCAATAAAGTTTAAACATAAATCgaaagttatacaaaaaattaggATTAATCTTTCAGACAAGTTTGACCCTGAAACTATACCTGTAAGAACCAGTATTCGAATAAGAAAACcaacaacaaaaatacaaaactgTGATGAATCTTTTCAACTTATAGCTGACAAAATATTAAAGCCTGTATCGATTAAAAAGCAAGATGTAACAGTTAAGAAACAACATGCGAAAGAAAATACAGGTAAGCACAGGAAGGAAAAATCAAACAGAAGTAAAATTGAAGACCCTGATCAGCCGAATACAAGCAAAAGCAGCGCGCCAGGTTGTCATGGTGCTAAAAAGAACTaccataaaaatacagaaatagacgattctaataaaaaacagTCCAAGAGAGGTAGAAAAGCCAAACAAAATGACGAGACAATGATCAATAAAGAAATACCCAAAATGACTGAAACTGCCACAGATGAGTGTAATTCAAATAATACAGGAAGAAGATCACGCATCAAACATAAACAAGAAGAAACTCGAAAGAAGACATCTAGGAATAAAGGATCCAAAACACCTGAAGAAGAAATATCTACTTTagacatcaaaaataaaaacaatgcaaAATTGACCAAACAATTACCCGTATTctctgaaaatgaaaataaaacaacaatcaCTAAGGAAAGATCTAAATCTCCAGAAATGGGCATAAAAAAGAAACCTTCTACTAGAGAAAGGTTTAAGTCCCCGGAACACGAACGGAAAAGAAAAACTTCCAAGGAGAATTCCAGATCTCCAGAAataggaataaagaaaaaatctattaaacCAAGATCTAGGTCCTCGGACGaggaaacgaaaaaaaatacttcgaaGGAAAcaggaaaaaatttaaaaacaagtgaGAAATCTGTAACTCTTAAGTCTGAAGAAACGAAAATTAGACGTAGTAAAAGAAACAGGACTAAGAAATCGGCAGAACCAGTTAATATTTCTGAACCGAAGCCAGCAAAACACGAACAAAGTAGAGTCTATAGTACTGTCAGTATAATGTCATCGGACTCTAGCACAGATTCGCCCAATAAACTAAAAAGGCCAGCAACAGGCGACCT from Pararge aegeria chromosome 18, ilParAegt1.1, whole genome shotgun sequence carries:
- the LOC120631379 gene encoding mediator of DNA damage checkpoint protein 1-like isoform X2; protein product: MELTQRLECTQELYSNNCAKSVPEQIGFLGICGSKYPLKKGPNKIGRDPETCNIVLNLNSISRQHAVINILNSRDFMLMDLDSANKTKLSDKILQPYIPQLLKNGDMVQFGDVFGVFRLLQEENDLPMTQAMDIPETPVHNRHISKLNVHATTIPESPEVSDKDDSYIATSQQKPKNVFKSPNNNFLKASGKTIAIKPVGTNKIDNVFWSSSKKSDSFSTQTNISGDLDDSVELTQNSQSFANEKSIHEMETQNPFANQIESINSLYNAYNELFNRSSPNIYEMETQLPIVEYLPEECKIHVQENLQININTDNKENDDFYIHNAETQVLRADKPSLSKDKIISPESKLTVDVKDIAPIVNENVANESKLSSPKSVSDDIILFDEIDCQPLEDNIESQQLLLSPILKNRKQTNDDDDDQTIPQSQINFVPQKRTNRIESDSSTDCEDINVAATQLISKVKNTDENLTDCEDETDAILIETNKSKRKSPDIDEDSTDCEDFHEDDLIEPNKVVDKENIEDLPTQVLGDATVKKVTTKMISKHENFEDLPTQIVEENINRDSELKTNFPDLLTQVLVVEPEKATCLEEALTQKKYSDEIVQFKMPFKSPVKIKKKVDTNITPSKSNAVTEIEDDDDEKYYAATQELFDDLCSQRPASPDVKIVNIDKNQSMRDKINGVQTIRTSSSGSSDVEEKITEYVSNLTSSQIEDVVGVQKDDIVLKKMPSDGSDVVATPKKINCISLLETDLPNTQEIKTGISLVRHSDTESFTDNYSDSERDSERDSPIKFKHKSKVIQKIRINLSDKFDPETIPVRTSIRIRKPTTKIQNCDESFQLIADKILKPVSIKKQDVTVKNGAKKNYHKNTEIDDSNKKQSKRGRKAKQNDETMINKEIPKMTETATDECNSNNTGRRSRIKHKQEETRKKTSRNKGSKTPEEEISTLDIKNKNNAKLTKQLPVFSENENKTTITKERSKSPEMGIKKKPSTRERFKSPEHERKRKTSKENSRSPEIGIKKKSIKPRSRSSDEETKKNTSKETGKNLKTSEKSVTLKSEETKIRRSKRNRTKKSAEPVNISEPKPAKHEQSRVYSTVSIMSSDSSTDSPNKLKRPATGDLDLPNAKKPRSGVKSILRATPARKPKTQYVLFTAFACDEVKEKLEKLGAIIVSDVMTCTVVLTMQIKRTFKLLCAVGLGKPIVGPNWVQACADTNMVVDPWLYLLQDEVTERRFKFNLQQSLVGRREFLKGYNLSSTPSVMPSTPEMKLIVECSGGKWKEGGPRWICVSTKADRALWPGLKRKGAVVVSTEFILGGVMRQTIDIEKNML
- the LOC120631379 gene encoding mediator of DNA damage checkpoint protein 1-like isoform X1, with amino-acid sequence MELTQRLECTQELYSNNCAKSVPEQIGFLGICGSKYPLKKGPNKIGRDPETCNIVLNLNSISRQHAVINILNSRDFMLMDLDSANKTKLSDKILQPYIPQLLKNGDMVQFGDVFGVFRLLQEENDLPMTQAMDIPETPVHNRHISKLNVHATTIPESPEVSDKDDSYIATSQQKPKNVFKSPNNNFLKASGKTIAIKPVGTNKIDNVFWSSSKKSDSFSTQTNISGDLDDSVELTQNSQSFANEKSIHEMETQNPFANQIESINSLYNAYNELFNRSSPNIYEMETQLPIVEYLPEECKIHVQENLQININTDNKENDDFYIHNAETQVLRADKPSLSKDKIISPESKLTVDVKDIAPIVNENVANESKLSSPKSVSDDIILFDEIDCQPLEDNIESQQLLLSPILKNRKQTNDDDDDQTIPQSQINFVPQKRTNRIESDSSTDCEDINVAATQLISKVKNTDENLTDCEDETDAILIETNKSKRKSPDIDEDSTDCEDFHEDDLIEPNKVVDKENIEDLPTQVLGDATVKKVTTKMISKHENFEDLPTQIVEENINRDSELKTNFPDLLTQVLVVEPEKATCLEEALTQKKYSDEIVQFKMPFKSPVKIKKKVDTNITPSKSNAVTEIEDDDDEKYYAATQELFDDLCSQRPASPDVKIVNIDKNQSMRDKINGVQTIRTSSSGSSDVEEKITEYVSNLTSSQIEDVVGVQKDDIVLKKMPSDGSDVVATPKKINCISLLETDLPNTQEIKTGISLVRHSDTESFTDNYSDSERDSERDSPIKFKHKSKVIQKIRINLSDKFDPETIPVRTSIRIRKPTTKIQNCDESFQLIADKILKPVSIKKQDVTVKKQHAKENTGKHRKEKSNRSKIEDPDQPNTSKSSAPGCHGAKKNYHKNTEIDDSNKKQSKRGRKAKQNDETMINKEIPKMTETATDECNSNNTGRRSRIKHKQEETRKKTSRNKGSKTPEEEISTLDIKNKNNAKLTKQLPVFSENENKTTITKERSKSPEMGIKKKPSTRERFKSPEHERKRKTSKENSRSPEIGIKKKSIKPRSRSSDEETKKNTSKETGKNLKTSEKSVTLKSEETKIRRSKRNRTKKSAEPVNISEPKPAKHEQSRVYSTVSIMSSDSSTDSPNKLKRPATGDLDLPNAKKPRSGVKSILRATPARKPKTQYVLFTAFACDEVKEKLEKLGAIIVSDVMTCTVVLTMQIKRTFKLLCAVGLGKPIVGPNWVQACADTNMVVDPWLYLLQDEVTERRFKFNLQQSLVGRREFLKGYNLSSTPSVMPSTPEMKLIVECSGGKWKEGGPRWICVSTKADRALWPGLKRKGAVVVSTEFILGGVMRQTIDIEKNML